TATTCATACTGGAGGTGTAGATCTTAAATTTCCTCATCATGACAATGAACTTGCTCAGGCAGAAGCACATTTTAATAACTCACATTGggttagatattttcttcattctggTCACTTAACAATTGCTGGTTGCAAAATGTCCAAATccttaaagaattttattactatacaagatgcattaaaaaaacattcagCAAGACAATTAAGACTTGCATTCCTTCTGCATTCTTGGAAAGATACTCTAGACTATAGTGAAAATACTATGAATATGGCTATTCAATATGAAAAGTTCCTCAatgtaagaattatttaatataacttatatagtattttctaagatattttccgaaaaaatgttaattataacTACATGTATTGTaggaattctttttaaatgtaaaatgcaGAATCAGATGCTTAGGTAATGCaagtaatacaaatatttttagtaaatGGACTGATGCAGAAATAGATCttaattcgaaattttttgCTTCAAAGGATTCAGTTCATAATTCATTGTGTggtaagttttatatatagtttaaaaatattgttaaatctGATACAAAAGCTTCTTTATATGTTATCTCATACGTCGTATATTTACTATACTTGCTTGTTtgtttatagataatattgaTACGAAAAGTGCTTTAGATGCAATTAGAGATATTGTAACACATTGCAATATTTATGTTAAGCAAAATAAGAATCCAAATACTCTATTACTTAGAGATATTGCAGTTTACAtcacaaaaatattaactatCTTTGGTACCATAACTTCATCTCATGATAACATTGGTTTTCCAATTGATAACGAGACAACAAAGACAAATGTAAGTGACTTATACTCATACATAATTCcgtgattataattaattggaaaaaattaTGTGTTACATTTATGATTGTATTTAGATGGAAGAAATCATTATGCCATATCTTGAAATTCTTTCTAAATTCCGAGAAAAAGTAAGGGATCATGCGAAACTTATAAAAGCAGATAGTATTCTTCGTGAATGTGATAAGTTGCGAGACGATATTTTGCCAACTATCGGCGTTCGCTTAGAGGATGATAGCGGGGATTGTTGCAAAGTAAAATTAGTAAATAAAGATGAGCTtttaaaggagagagaagctaAGAAAAAAGCAGAATTGGATAAAATtttagaaagggaaaaaagaaaagttgatGCAGCCGCTGCAGCTGTTTTGAAAGAAGCGCAAAGAAGAATTCCACCGGCGGAAATGTTTAAGTTAGAGAAGGACAAGTATTCTCAATTTGATGAAAAAGTATGTTAATTGGATGCAACTATTTTCAATCGTGTATTTCTCtgcttaataaataatatgatattccAATTTAGGGATTACCGACACACGATGCAAAAGGTAAAGAGATCAGTAAAGGACAATTGAAGAAGTTACAAAAATTACAGCAacttcaagaaaaaaaatataatgattacTTAATGTCTAAACTAAATAGTACTAAGTAATCTTGTTCCAATTAATGTACttgtgttattttttttttgtcataaaTCGCAAATTTTATTGACAAGAAAAGattctaaatattaaaaaatgcgaacgataggtttttttttttattacgaaaatgCTAGTTTTTTGACGAAAGTATTtgtttattcctttctttttttaataacttttcatttttaataatatgtatgcatacgATATAGGTATGCAATCAAATACATTAAGCTTTGTTATAAAAGCAGTCTTGCTAAAGGCAAAATACAGCATTAAGTttcatattcattaatttaatttatctaagAGAATAAAACTTcatctatatttttcatttattttagtttctcttatataagtaaaaaaatatatgtattaaatcattaataactTATACTTATATGTAATATCCTGTGTAATATGTGAATCTTCAGTTTAGTTTATTTCGGTAATGATAGAcgaattgtaattatttaatttttacaatctTCCATAGAAATTTTAAATGGATCTTGAGCAATTTTGATAATGCTGTTTTgatacatttacatatttaatatctatatatttttaatcatcaagtattattttataaagctCGTTATcgaatatcataataataataatgttaatattgatatttggataataaattataaaagaaaatattactttaaataTATGCCTTATCGAAAACACTCGAAAATATATACAGTAACCACTGTATACCATCGAATTCGATTAATCCACGATCATGAGCTTTATCTTTGGCGAGTCCCAATCGTGCGCAAGCCTTCCTGAACAAAATAAACGTCAACCTGTTTCCATTTTACCGGATGAATTTGACGCGGCGTGTCGCCCATTATTAGAACATAATACCCCTTTCACAAATAGTCGGGTACGAGTCGACAGTGACAGCCTTATAAATGCAAAAGTGATATAACGCCAGACTCCATGGCGAGGCGGACCTGATATATGTTTTCTTCCATTCAACAAATGCTGGAAATGTGAAACGGACGAGCAGAGCTCAACCCATCACCATCGCTTTTCTAACTTTCTGTAAAATGTCTACGGAGCGATAGTAATGCGTTCGCGCTCCCAAAAACTCACCggaataatatgaaattgcATATAACATTCACTAGAGTTTATATTATCAGTAGAATGCGAATGTTTCTGAAAGATAACTATCTAAGAAATATTCAcataaaatacgtaaatatgCACCAAATagcaatatattaatacatcatacaatatttacaatatctaaaaatatttttcgcaaTCATTCTAGTTATTCgcgttataataaattacaagcatttcttctaaatatgatattaattagtttaaaatttttgttagtTTAAttagtccttttttttcttctaaaagttatattttattgtttaattttttccccTATCactaagaatattttttaaatacaattcaTATATAGCCTCATGAAATCATTTAATGATAAACTTATAGTTTCCGATTTGTGTATTGTGTCTGGTAAGGTTTtggtaatttaataataaatgcttatgtcatcgttttatttaatgacAAAATCGAACTTttggtatttaaaaaaaaattaaaaaacactTAAATATATTCGCTTCTTCAAACAGATTACTTTATCTGagataattaaattgaattattttccaGAAGACAAATTGCTGCATCTAATACTGACTTAGGTATTTGAGATTATAAAAACATCGTTTGACATGATCCATAATTGATTACAGATTATTGTTATCGATACTGTACATACGAAAATTTActgatagaaaaaattaatttgttgaaatatgtagatattctATATGACAACAAATGCATACGCAAATCAACGGCATTTTTTACGATTGAAATTGATTGATCAATTGATTGATTCTCCGCGTTTATAACGAACTATATTTGCAGTTcgaattattgataataacatttattattttttttgtttgtaatattGCAATCGTTCATTTCAAATATGAACATTTGTGAGAATTGGTTGTTAATTAAgattattctctttattttacaaGAGTATTGTATCCTTTTTTCGAGTAATAATATCTAcgttttcctttatatttccCTGTAATACAATTCAgtcttttatacattttatctaatattttttatatttacttttttcagtCTTTTGATATAACTACGTTTATACGTCGTTCATTACAAGAAGACTTTAGCTTCAGAATTGAGAGCAATTCtggtttaatatatttcaacgtAAAATGAAGCTAGTTAATTAGGAAAAACGAAATGAGTAACTTTTGATAAATACTGTATTATTtcactatatctatatatttcatttcaaaattatGAAATCGTTTGATTCTATGAATAATATCATGATTATATTGATTTTCTGCCAATCACTGTATCGTTCTCGTTTTTCCTATCGGTAAAACTATCTCACATTTAATCCTTTCGTTACGTCAGCACTGTCAATGAATACGTTGCTGCTATACTGCCAGTCAGAATGCAAGTGTGCACTTCATCGCGGACCGAACGTATAATTTATCGCTGATAGAGTTGATATTTTGTCGCGTCATATACATTATTGATCTCTTAATGAAATCGTGTggaattaatataatcaaagTTGTAAACTTTTATGCGATCTTCATAGGACTCTTCAAACTCATTGCAAAGTCAAATAATTATCATCCCTTTGACACTgtataacatttatttgaaatattttttttgacatttttaATACTAAGGGAATTAATTAtgagtatatatttaaaactaaCATACTGTATATCTAATCGAGAAGGCTAAATAATTTGAtagcattttatatataaattgtgtatgcgtatataaaaatgagattATGAAATGGATgatatattttagttttaCCGTGAATTCTTCTTTGCAAGTTTCCTACAAGATTCAAcatttttctcaaaattttTCGTACgagtatatgaaaaaaattgaaaaactcGAGCAGTCcatgtttctctcttattctctgcTTCACTTTTTCACCATTATTGACGAGGAAACGAGTGCACGTTActaagaagaaaggaaaaaaatggtaAGTTGACGTTAACAATGCGTGACGGTTGGTGCAAAAAATATGCTCTCGAATATAAAGtcaagagagatgaaaaagcaAACAGACTTCCTGCCCGAGTTTCCTCTCCTCCTATTTTTCAACTATATAGacacatacaaataaatacacacatatatatatatattcggtGTTAACGTCGCGCGTCCAGCGACGAGTGGCGTGAATGAGTACGTAAATTTTTTCGGGAAAAACGTTCGATTTGGGAGACAGAGCTCTCGAAATGCGTCGATACTTGATTGACGTTTGAATGTTCTCTCGTATGCATATAAAGTTCACCCTCTTTCCATCGAGCCTTTGCTCGCTCTACTGCCCCGCTTTTATTTGGGAGATTCCATGTTCGGTAACTGTTGTAATTTAACGAgcatatttctttttggtGTTACCGCGGATTGAGAATGTGTGCGAATcgtcgcttttcttttctttttttcattgtttttttttctcttcctattcCATGCACTTTACTTCTCACCTTCGTTTTCCGTCAGGTCGATCAGGAACCTTTTCGAAGGTGCAAGGAGGATGCCATATGAAacgaatcaaaaaagaaaaaaaaattatatgagaaagaaacgatgcAAAAGAAAGTAAACGAGTAGCGAAATCATCGAATCGTTTCCTACGTGGAAGCCGACGGTGCAATGTAACcgttaaaaaattagaatagtACCCTGGAGTCCGTAATTTCGAggaccttatatttctttcttctttgttaaCTTTCTTTTACTGCTTTCGAAAAATTTAGGGCGTTAGAAAGTCAGGCATTGCTCATGGTCGTGCGAAAAATTCGTTGAATCAATTCATGACTTTTTTCTAActataatttaaacaattcaATCGCGGTATATTTGCGAGTAGATTTTTTGATAATCgaacgatataattttatataggtAAATAATCGAGCTTTATAAAAATAGCACGAGATCATTTATTGAATGAAGTGATTACAAATTGTGTGAAGAAAAAAGCGATGATTCGTACCGATCACAAAGAAATTCGCGTGTCTGGTCCAACAGTAACGggtaagatataaataatgtattgtTGTTTGCGATTCAAGGGTGCTCATCCCTGTGTCTGATTTGCCACATAGGATACATAggtgttgtatgtatgtacgaggGGTGGCCAGCAGGGAGGCGGTAGAGCCCACCTTTATAACTCTATCGACAATTTTCGGTTACCCTCTTTCGGTTTTTCGATTTACGTCGTTCTTTCTGCTACGCTGCCTCtatgatttatctttttatcaccAAAAGCGAGCTTTTCGaacttgtaatatttttatgggCGTTAACTATTAATTcataccaaaaaaagaaatatctatagaaaaactctaaatatctttttattcaccgtatagaaaaacaaatattttgcaAGTATTTTTTTACCTTGACTATCGCATTATAAATACTCGAATCTCCTTTAACAGTAGCTCTGATTATTATTAGCCGCCACAAGCCTTTTCTTCGTATgcaaattaagaaagaaaacagtcACGATATCTTATACAAATAAGCAGTGTCCCATTACCGAAGTGGGAGGTTGAGTTTGTATATAAGCGTATAAAAAGCCGCAATCGCAACGGGCTTTCAGACGTGTATGTTTTTTCGTTTGACACGGAGTGGCAGACCCtcactcaaaaaaaaaaaaaagaaaaaacgctTTGGCACCCATACGTCTCAGTCGCGTAATCGTGTAATCGTGCCCTTTTATGCTAATCGGCAACCCTTCCGCGTTTAACCAGCTGCGCTAGGTCTATTGTCTCGACGAATTTTTtcgattacttttttctctaacGTGTTTCGATCGTCGCGCATAAAACTAAACGACGCGTTTCGATCCACGTGTCTTACAGTTTCGTAGCGGGCTACTTTTTACCTTCTAAACTACGTTTGAAAAAAGGGTTGCCACGTGGACGCGCGTGTATACGAGCTCGTGACGTGGGTTGGAAGGGTTTGGAAGGAgcaacaaaaaaggaaagaaaaaactttctgTTCTAATCGAAAATGAGAGTCTCGAGACGGCGGTCGCAAATCGACGTAATGCGTTACGCcctttatgaattttattaaggtttttcttttttggctTTGAACGcgatctaattaattatttgtaggtataaaataaaatatatcgtaatgatattttattaggaagaagaaactctaaaatatatttaattcatgttaaatacaaaatccaaagattattatttattagttaaaGGTTTCGAACAAAATTAGACGAAGATATctaaacgttttattattgattgtcgaaaacttattttcttaattaaatttcaacgaaatttttgtattttctaaacTTAAGACATAGGTATCAACAgtgaagagaaggaagaggcgTGCGAAATGGAAGTCATAGAACTCTAAGCCTCGCCTTGGTCAAAGGGGTGGGAAGCCCTTAACCCTTTCATTCGCAAGGCATGCGCACTGCATGCGAACCATGCAATGCAACCTTGGTAATTGCTGCATTTGAGACAAAATGGTAGACATTCTGCGATGGCGATATTTTATGCTTCTACCATCTCAAGTGAAATTTGCTGGTATAAATGTAATCTAATCTCGATAAGAACGCTTATGTTTCAGTAAcacgtaaatatgtattacatgTACGTGATTTCCTCTTAGACGAAGGGTTTAGTTcgcataaaaaaaatgtaacaataaaagaaacgacgagaactaatcgaaataatttttttcaacaaaaagaatacgataatcttctctttttttctttttctctttcaacgaaTATACTGCTttcagaagagagagagagagagagagagagagaaagagagagagagagagagagagagagagagagagagaggaaagaggaagagagaaaccaATTACTGAGCAGAACCCAAGATTTGCGAGGGCAAAGAGAATCGCGGCTGTATCTTCctcgaatttttctctttcgaaggtCGACGTCTTCGAGCTCGTTCCGTAGTTAGCGGGGCGTGTCTCCAGTTTCTTTGAATTAAACATCCTGTCTGCTTCAATCGGCCCTTCCCTTGTCCTTCCACCACCGGCCCTTTCTCCATCAGCCCTTGCTTCGCCAATGAGTCCAGAAGTAAACTTGCTCTCTACTTTTTTCCTACTGCTTCTCTTCGCCCTCTcactctcctctttcctcgcCATCACTTTCTCCCCTCCTTCTCACCTAACTCGCGCCCTTTCGAAGATGGGTATTCCTCGCGACGGTGGAGGTCGAAGGTGAATTTAAAGGTTCGACCCTTTGCGAAGAAGGCCAACGTTTCAAGATCTATttcttcataaatttataatcagACTTTCGCGTCACGTTGctcttatttctttcgctctttatcttcttctacttctttatttccctcttttttacAATCCACGTCTGTTAACAGGAGAGTTTCATgtccttcgttctttcgtctttcttcgcTTACTCTCTTTTGCGAATCAAAgtgtaaaaggaaaagaaggaaagatagaggGAAAAAGCTCACGTATGCACTTATCTTCATTTCCCATCTAATGGTGAACCATTTCGTAACACTTGGAATTTTTATTGTTCGTGatagtctctttttttttgatagttctttaaaaaatcattaaaaatttatatatcgaagaattttaaaaagtaaCCGGTGCTCGTTCGATGtgagaataatttctttgtatattaaataattaatacattatcAAATTTGCGGACAGGAttgtatttcataaatataagtgtattttttaaagagatattGGAATGTTATCTCAAGATTTTTTGGTCATCATTAATATCAGATTTTAGTGCTCGAACCGAAGTACATTTTTGCGTTGATATTGGTACTAAGGGAAAAGGCGTGAGGGTGGTAACGCAAACTCGTACTTGCGTAAATCCACTGTAAGAGTATGAACCTATAATTCGTGGCCTCAGGTGCCGTATACTTGACAGGGTGTTTATGCCGGAGCCTCTGGCACTTTTCTTTTAccaacatttatttttctttacgttcgttctctttgtacgaaagaaaagaggacgcaaagaaaaagagagatagatagtagTGAGAAAATGATACGAAATtacctttatttcttttttttctgttttttctttttagtgaATTTAAACGTCTAACAGGAGTCTCGTGTCGCCGTCCAATTTGATTTCATCGAATTGATTCGTTCTTTTGATCATCGAGATGCCTactcgaaaggaaaaaggctTATCGAAATTGTACAAAGTGTCGGCGATTAATAGCGTCGACACGCGTTGCGGAGACAAAGTGGTATAAAAATGACACAAGGGTCCGCGGTATAGGTCTTTAAAAAGTATGTAGGGTCTTTCACAGGATATCGTGCTTTTTGTGTCAAATCGATCTGCACTCGATCCAGCGAGGGCGTCACGAAGGTGATGCATAACGTTTTGGGCGTTGCAGGACCAATATCGAGGGGTGTCACTTTTCATTCATAGATTTCGTTAGACCGACGACATACGTGTATCACGTGGAAATTATTTCTGGATCTAAGGCTCCACGAAAaggaacaaattttaataccTTGTCATTCTATTCCGCTTATTATTTCCTGCAATATAATTTACTTGCTTTTATCAATCCCCTTTTTAACATGGAACTCGTATGTTTCCAATTTGATTACGTTACAATAGATCAAATGTTActatagatattttcttcgatgcaattttattgaatatactACCTGTATACCTGGCTACGTAAATTGAGAAGAATATAGAAGAATAGGAATATATAGGATATGATCAAGAATACGAGTGCGAACCTTGCTTTCTCCACATaagtttttcccttttcttttctgcctATCAATCTAGTCATGTGactcctctcttccttccctCCATACCCTactatcttccttttcctatccaccttccttcctctttccctttgcATTCTCTCCCTTACTCCCTTTTCTCTACCCTTTCAAGTTCCTTACAGTATCGAAGACGTACGGCTCGATATCCTACGGGCGAGTTGCTCTGGCGCACTCGAGAAGTCCACCCCAAAGATTTGAtcaggaaagaaagatacgcGGGCAAAGCGACGCGCGAGGCAAAGGGTGGGACCCTAGTCTTCGGCCGAAGGCACCCTTACTTGCCCATCGCCATACCTCGGTCCGCACCCCACGCGATGAAAAAAACTTGGCTACCCCTAACGATTTTTTTCCTCAACCCCATCTCGAGGCACACTAATTACGTTTTTAAGCGAAATTACTTGGCGCTGCTGCCGGCACGAACCGAGtttgcacgcgcgcgcgcacccGTTGCCTCGTACGACATTAAGGGCACTGCCTAGAACCAgaatgatggtgatggtggtgttGGTAGTGGTTGCGAATGAAATACCGTGGGGGTGCAGTTTTTATGCTGAGAGTACAATCCTAAGGAACGTATAGCGTACCCTTCTTCGTCGCACGAACACCCTCCGCGTTGAATCTCTGATTACAAAATGTTAAATGGCATCGTCGGCCTCATTACTCAtccaaattttattcgttctggCAATTGGCCCCCGCAGAAAAAAGTCGGCACACTAAGAATCGGCCGTTTCAGCAGAAATTTCGTTgactctttcccttttcttcatccttcatttttctcttcccatTTCATTATAGAAACTccttttttcgatcttttgaTAATTTCGTCTATTGTCATAATCACGTGTGCTTAATATTCTCTCGCGATTTTCTTTTACCCGAAAAtgatcattctctttttcttacggGACAGAGTTCGTTCCTTTGATATGATGCATACtaattttcttccctttctctctctctctctctctctctctctctattctctagAATTGTTACGGATATTTCCTTTACAAGCAGATTCCGGTACGCCAGTGGAATTATCGATGAACCTTAGAAATCCCCGTAACAAATCTCTCGAACAACCCTTCCCGAATGGATAGGGTAGTGGTAGCGGTGATCGAAGCACAAGTAGCAAAGGCCTATGGACAGAAGTTGCGCGCATCTcatgaataatttctttctctctttctctcccttctctctttctctctttttctctttcgttctgtCTCTTGTACCATCCTCTCTCCTGGGTCGATGGTACGGCTGGCAGAGTTAGGTATGAGGGTGCAACCGGACCTAGGCTCGCTGCAAATCCCTGTAGATAAAAAGTCCGCTTGCCTCACCCCAGGCGCTATCACCCCAGCCGATAGTAGTGACTCACCCACGATCActcaatacatttttttcaaccCCTCCGTGGCACAGATCCGTGTGGGTTCGCGCGGATGGAAGGGACGAATCCTTTCGCCCTACGTTCCTCGCTCCTTCTACTTTGAAGCCTTCACCGAAAAGGGTTCATCGACCcgaatttgaaattctttctcttccactgATCGCACGCTCCTGCATGCCTCGTTTCTGCTCATGTCCAGGGCAAAGTGCATGACGCTGGAAGAATCTCGTTAAAGACGCGTATGTAGGTTAAACCGCACCACACTGCATTCCGACGTAAATACGTCGAGGGTTGCAAGGTAACTCGAACGAATGTTAACCTATGTAGAgcgaaaaaataagaaaccgtttttcattcataaaaattaattttttcaaggtTGCACATGCCAATTTTCGttgcttgctttctttttacggatttctttcgatagtttaattttcgttttaacaaaaactttcgtttcgtttgacGTACGAAGTAGTCGTTTTTCAAGATGTTTCGCGAACCTGTCTATAGAAAAACCTTGGGTTTTTAAAATAGTAGGTCTGTAGTCATTCGAAGGAAAAGTTTTCGAACTAAGAGCAACGTCTATATATAATTGGAGTAAAAGGTATCCTAAACCTAAGCCATATTTTGTAACATTCGTTTTTACTTTCACCTTATCTACATTACCTTATTCTATGATTTTGACTTTACTGCC
This is a stretch of genomic DNA from Vespula vulgaris chromosome 2, iyVesVulg1.1, whole genome shotgun sequence. It encodes these proteins:
- the LOC127072776 gene encoding cysteine--tRNA ligase, cytoplasmic codes for the protein MAKRVQPSWSPPERKASTKLRLYNSLTREKEEFIPQFGNRVLWYSCGPTVYDASHMGHARSYISFDILRRVLSNYFGYDVLYVMNITDIDDKIIKRARQNYLFQNYIKENHSLDKILDHTKIVMSNFENVVKITTDPDKKCMLEKMLNRVEKAIENLEGAVKSKDENEIIKCQEILLEEARDPLANWLDNQKGATVEEHSIFTKLSQHWESEFHKDMDALNVLRPNVLTRVSEYVPEIIKFIQKIIDNGFAYESNGSVYFDVGGFDKKDKHYYAKLVPEAYGDTSSLEEGEGDLSTSVETLSEKKSITDFALWKCSKAGEPWWDSPWGKGRPGWHIECSVMASAICGESLDIHTGGVDLKFPHHDNELAQAEAHFNNSHWVRYFLHSGHLTIAGCKMSKSLKNFITIQDALKKHSARQLRLAFLLHSWKDTLDYSENTMNMAIQYEKFLNEFFLNVKCRIRCLGNASNTNIFSKWTDAEIDLNSKFFASKDSVHNSLCDNIDTKSALDAIRDIVTHCNIYVKQNKNPNTLLLRDIAVYITKILTIFGTITSSHDNIGFPIDNETTKTNMEEIIMPYLEILSKFREKVRDHAKLIKADSILRECDKLRDDILPTIGVRLEDDSGDCCKVKLVNKDELLKEREAKKKAELDKILEREKRKVDAAAAAVLKEAQRRIPPAEMFKLEKDKYSQFDEKGLPTHDAKGKEISKGQLKKLQKLQQLQEKKYNDYLMSKLNSTK